In Desulforhopalus sp., a single window of DNA contains:
- a CDS encoding cofactor-independent phosphoglycerate mutase: MKYLILIGDGMGDYPVAELAGKTPLEAANIPMIDELCAKGEFFLTHTVPDGFPPGSDVANMSLMGYDPAAYYTGRAPLEAAAMNIRLAPDETAFRCNLVTLDEGDGEKMTMRDFCAGHISNQEAHALIADLEATCATAAFHFKPGVSYRHLVVFKGEHPGFITVPPHDHIEKEVTAFWQDYLAQPAWRELLDKTGKLLADHPVNLARIAAGKNPATQIWLWGEGKMPSVPTLPERFGISGSMISAVDLLKGLGVVGGLEVINVPGATGYIDTNYEGKAQAAIDALKTGDFVFVHLEAPDESGHQGSLTNKMTAIEDFDRRIVRPIITDLRARHEDFRVVVTMDHFTPLALRTHVSDPVPTLLYDSRELQPGSGLPFSEKSCIEYDATVGNRLNAGHKLIDKLLRHE, translated from the coding sequence ATGAAATATCTCATTCTAATCGGCGACGGCATGGGCGATTACCCAGTTGCCGAACTGGCCGGCAAAACGCCGCTTGAGGCCGCCAACATCCCGATGATCGACGAACTGTGCGCGAAAGGCGAGTTCTTCCTGACCCACACCGTTCCGGACGGCTTCCCGCCGGGCAGCGATGTTGCCAATATGTCGCTGATGGGCTATGACCCGGCCGCCTATTACACCGGCCGCGCCCCGCTTGAGGCAGCGGCCATGAACATTCGCCTGGCACCCGACGAGACCGCCTTCCGCTGCAACCTGGTGACCCTTGACGAGGGCGATGGCGAGAAGATGACCATGCGCGATTTCTGCGCCGGGCATATCAGCAACCAGGAGGCGCACGCCCTGATCGCCGATCTTGAGGCTACCTGTGCCACGGCGGCCTTTCACTTCAAACCGGGCGTCAGCTACCGCCACCTCGTGGTCTTCAAGGGGGAACACCCCGGCTTTATCACCGTACCGCCCCATGACCATATCGAAAAAGAGGTCACCGCCTTCTGGCAGGACTATCTCGCCCAGCCCGCCTGGCGGGAGCTTCTCGACAAAACCGGCAAGCTGCTCGCCGACCATCCGGTCAACCTGGCCCGGATTGCGGCCGGCAAGAATCCGGCGACGCAGATCTGGCTATGGGGTGAAGGCAAGATGCCCAGCGTGCCGACCCTGCCGGAGCGATTCGGCATCAGCGGCAGCATGATCAGTGCCGTTGATCTCCTGAAGGGATTGGGCGTGGTCGGTGGCCTTGAGGTCATCAACGTCCCCGGTGCCACCGGCTACATCGACACCAATTACGAAGGCAAGGCCCAGGCGGCAATCGATGCCCTGAAGACCGGCGACTTCGTCTTCGTCCACCTGGAGGCCCCGGACGAGTCCGGCCACCAGGGCTCGCTTACCAACAAGATGACCGCCATAGAAGACTTCGACCGGCGTATCGTCCGGCCGATAATTACCGACCTCAGGGCCCGCCACGAGGACTTCCGGGTGGTCGTCACCATGGACCACTTCACTCCGCTGGCCCTGCGCACCCATGTCTCCGATCCGGTACCCACCCTGCTCTACGACTCCCGTGAATTGCAGCCGGGCTCGGGACTGCCGTTCTCCGAGAAGTCCTGCATTGAGTACGATGCGACGGTCGGCAACAGATTGAACGCCGGCCACAAACTGATCGACAAGCTCCTGCGCCATGAGTAA
- a CDS encoding acyl-CoA thioesterase, translating to MSNEAVFTTTARVLYGDTDAGGVVYNANYLRYFEIGRTELMRAWVCSYRDIEKLGFVLPVIECWSRFKSPAFYDDLLTIETTVTEVSSLKCRFSYKILRREEDLARPRLLVKGYTVHAAVTRDGRLTRLPEEILSKIASFATHLEATNNNLE from the coding sequence ATGAGTAACGAAGCCGTCTTCACCACCACGGCACGGGTCCTCTACGGTGATACCGACGCCGGCGGAGTAGTATACAATGCCAACTATCTCCGCTACTTCGAGATCGGCAGAACGGAACTGATGCGGGCGTGGGTCTGTTCCTACCGCGATATCGAGAAACTCGGCTTTGTCCTGCCGGTCATCGAATGCTGGTCGCGCTTCAAGTCCCCGGCCTTCTACGACGACCTGCTGACCATCGAAACGACGGTCACCGAGGTATCCAGCCTAAAGTGCCGGTTCTCCTACAAAATCCTCCGCCGGGAGGAGGACCTGGCCCGGCCGCGGCTCCTGGTGAAGGGCTATACCGTGCACGCCGCCGTCACCCGGGACGGCCGGCTGACCCGCTTGCCGGAAGAAATACTTAGTAAAATCGCTTCGTTCGCCACTCATCTCGAGGCCACCAACAATAACCTGGAATAA
- a CDS encoding ABC transporter substrate-binding protein: MNRTICALLLLLTVSACAPEPPPDTSKPEIRVGWYLWPGWYPMAIAQDRGLFTKHGLKIKPILYTSYTNIFSDFAAGIIDGGFGGLYELLKINTPGLKVVLVTDTSDGAEGLVALSTIANPRDLAGKRIGIQGGLTGSEFVVTTMLRRNGLSKADVTFIHVEPETILEQMPDKIQAGYTWDPYLARAVDKGHRILFTTADTPGMVPDVVAFQGRLAEQRPNDIRAFLRAWFEAVEFWKSNPQEAAASIARITGLKTEDISLQGCRQFSLRDNHTAFTFDDSPTSLHHIGDLQIDFIMGMGDATTAPDLHQTLDGSFLPSAR, from the coding sequence ATGAATCGAACTATCTGCGCACTGCTTCTTCTCCTCACCGTCTCCGCCTGCGCCCCTGAACCGCCACCGGACACAAGCAAACCGGAGATCAGGGTCGGATGGTATCTCTGGCCGGGCTGGTACCCGATGGCCATTGCCCAGGACAGGGGCCTCTTCACCAAACATGGCCTGAAAATCAAACCGATTCTTTACACCAGCTATACCAACATCTTCAGCGATTTCGCCGCGGGCATCATTGACGGCGGGTTCGGTGGCCTGTACGAACTTCTCAAGATCAACACCCCGGGTTTGAAGGTGGTCCTGGTCACCGATACCTCCGATGGCGCCGAGGGTCTGGTAGCCTTGTCAACTATCGCAAACCCCCGTGATCTGGCTGGAAAACGGATAGGCATCCAGGGAGGACTGACCGGCAGTGAATTCGTCGTCACCACCATGCTCCGCCGTAACGGCTTGTCCAAGGCCGACGTGACCTTCATACACGTCGAACCGGAGACCATTCTCGAACAGATGCCGGACAAGATCCAGGCCGGTTATACCTGGGATCCCTACCTGGCAAGGGCGGTGGACAAGGGTCATCGGATCCTCTTCACTACCGCCGACACCCCGGGAATGGTGCCTGATGTGGTGGCCTTTCAGGGGCGGTTGGCCGAGCAGCGGCCAAATGATATCCGGGCTTTTTTACGTGCCTGGTTCGAGGCCGTCGAGTTCTGGAAAAGCAACCCGCAGGAAGCAGCGGCAAGCATTGCCCGGATCACCGGCCTGAAGACGGAGGACATCAGCCTGCAGGGCTGTCGACAGTTCTCACTGCGGGATAATCACACGGCATTCACCTTTGATGACAGTCCCACCTCCCTGCATCATATTGGAGACCTGCAAATCGACTTCATTATGGGCATGGGAGACGCCACCACCGCCCCCGATCTCCATCAGACCCTGGATGGTTCCTTTCTTCCCTCGGCACGCTGA